A window of the Streptomyces sp. NBC_00454 genome harbors these coding sequences:
- a CDS encoding LLM class flavin-dependent oxidoreductase has protein sequence MEFGLFVQGYVPEARSKVDPEAEHKALIEETEYVIQADKSNFKYAWASEHHFLEEYSHLSANEVFLGYLAHATERIHLGSGIFNPLAPVNHPVKVAEKVAMLDHLSKGRFEFGTGRGAGSHEILGFLPGIEDMNGTKEIWEETIAEFPKMFLQEEYEGFQGKHWSLPPRKIFPKPYGKAHPAMWYAAGSPASYAMAAKKGLGVLGFSVQKVSDMAWVLDQYKTAIQEAKAIGAFVNDNVMVTSTAICAETHDKAVEIAVNANMNRFQSLVFRYHDTFPRPEIIPEWPEILPEYNAEIVELLIEEELLICGDPSEVRAQCKRWEEAGADQLSFGLPTGVSYEDTMTTIKLIGEHVIPHIDTDPVHRTTRFREASGS, from the coding sequence TTGGAATTCGGGCTCTTTGTGCAGGGATACGTGCCTGAGGCGCGGTCCAAGGTCGACCCCGAGGCAGAGCACAAGGCGCTGATCGAGGAGACCGAGTACGTCATTCAGGCGGACAAGTCCAACTTCAAGTACGCCTGGGCTTCGGAGCACCACTTCCTGGAGGAGTACTCGCACCTTTCGGCGAACGAGGTGTTCCTCGGGTACCTCGCTCACGCCACCGAGCGCATCCACCTCGGCTCCGGCATCTTCAACCCCCTCGCCCCGGTCAACCACCCGGTCAAGGTGGCCGAGAAGGTCGCCATGCTCGACCACCTCTCCAAGGGGCGCTTCGAGTTCGGCACCGGCCGCGGCGCCGGCAGCCACGAGATCCTCGGCTTCCTTCCCGGCATCGAGGACATGAACGGCACCAAGGAGATCTGGGAAGAGACCATCGCCGAGTTCCCCAAGATGTTCCTCCAGGAGGAGTACGAGGGGTTCCAGGGCAAGCACTGGTCGCTCCCGCCGCGGAAGATCTTCCCCAAGCCGTACGGCAAGGCCCACCCGGCCATGTGGTACGCCGCCGGCTCCCCGGCCTCGTACGCCATGGCGGCCAAGAAGGGCCTGGGCGTCCTCGGCTTCAGCGTCCAGAAGGTCTCCGACATGGCCTGGGTGCTGGACCAGTACAAGACCGCGATCCAGGAGGCGAAGGCCATCGGCGCCTTCGTCAACGACAACGTCATGGTCACCTCGACCGCGATCTGCGCCGAGACCCACGACAAGGCCGTCGAGATCGCCGTCAACGCCAACATGAACCGCTTCCAGTCGCTGGTCTTCCGCTACCACGACACCTTCCCGCGGCCCGAGATCATCCCCGAGTGGCCCGAGATCCTCCCCGAGTACAACGCGGAGATCGTCGAGCTCCTGATCGAGGAAGAGCTGCTCATCTGCGGCGACCCATCCGAGGTCCGCGCCCAGTGCAAGCGCTGGGAGGAGGCCGGCGCCGACCAGCTCTCCTTCGGCCTGCCGACCGGTGTCTCGTACGAGGACACGATGACCACCATCAAGCTCATCGGTGAGCACGTGATCCCTCACATCGACACGGACCCGGTGCACCGCACCACTCGCTTCCGCGAGGCTTCGGGCTCCTGA
- a CDS encoding glucose 1-dehydrogenase, whose protein sequence is MGKLDGRVVIITGAARGQGEQEARLFAAEGAKVLLADVLDEQGAAVAKEIGEDRARYVRMDVSREEDWAGAIAAAKEAFGPVNGLVNNAGILRFNELTSTPLEEFQQVVQVNQVGAFLGIKSVAPEIEAAGGGTIVNTSSYTGLTGMAYVGAYAATKAAILGLTRVAALELAAKNIRVNAMCPGAVDTAMATPGNTNPADLPQEARDAMAELYQRVVPMGRVGQPEEIAKLALFLTSEDSSYITGQPFVIDGGWMAGVSIL, encoded by the coding sequence ATGGGCAAGCTGGACGGGCGCGTCGTCATCATCACCGGTGCGGCGCGCGGCCAGGGCGAGCAGGAGGCCCGTCTCTTCGCCGCCGAGGGCGCCAAGGTGCTCCTCGCCGACGTGCTGGACGAGCAGGGCGCGGCGGTCGCCAAGGAGATCGGCGAGGACCGGGCCCGGTACGTGCGGATGGACGTGAGCCGGGAGGAGGACTGGGCGGGCGCGATAGCCGCGGCGAAGGAGGCCTTCGGCCCCGTCAACGGCCTGGTCAACAACGCGGGGATCCTGCGCTTCAACGAGCTGACCTCGACCCCGCTGGAGGAGTTCCAGCAGGTGGTCCAGGTCAACCAGGTCGGCGCCTTCCTCGGCATCAAGTCGGTGGCCCCCGAGATCGAGGCGGCCGGCGGCGGCACCATCGTCAACACCTCCTCGTACACGGGTCTGACGGGCATGGCGTACGTGGGCGCGTACGCGGCCACCAAGGCGGCGATCCTGGGCCTGACCCGGGTGGCCGCGCTGGAGCTGGCGGCGAAGAACATCCGGGTCAACGCGATGTGTCCGGGGGCCGTGGACACCGCGATGGCCACCCCCGGGAACACGAATCCGGCGGACCTGCCCCAGGAGGCGCGCGACGCCATGGCGGAGCTCTACCAGCGCGTCGTGCCGATGGGCCGGGTGGGGCAGCCGGAGGAGATCGCGAAGCTGGCGCTGTTCCTGACCAGCGAGGACTCCTCGTACATCACCGGTCAGCCGTTCGTGATCGACGGCGGCTGGATGGCCGGCGTCAGCATCCTCTAG
- a CDS encoding LLM class F420-dependent oxidoreductase, translating into MARVFPEGRLVYGMQLPIQSQSTIYAEPWEATAGAADLAAVARAADRAGFGYVATCDHVAIPRRMAGPMSTIWYDPVATLSFLAGITENVRLLSHVAILGLRHPLLSAKQYATVDHLSGGRLILGVGAGHVQEEFEVLGVDFARRGAVLDETLDALRAALGPEEYPEFEGELFSFKDLGQLPRPVQARIPVWVGGSSPAAVRRAAQRGDGWLPQGDPRDKLPAQIARIKELREQAGVTDPIEFGAITEALYIGEPGWDTGRRTLTGKAEALAESLREYKALGIDQIQVRFRNRDRAELIDQITAFGSEVGPLLND; encoded by the coding sequence ATGGCGCGCGTGTTTCCGGAGGGACGTCTGGTCTACGGGATGCAGCTCCCGATCCAGTCGCAGAGCACCATCTACGCCGAGCCCTGGGAGGCGACCGCCGGGGCGGCCGATCTCGCGGCGGTCGCGCGGGCGGCCGACCGGGCCGGATTCGGGTACGTCGCCACCTGCGACCACGTCGCGATCCCGCGCCGCATGGCCGGCCCCATGAGCACCATCTGGTACGACCCGGTGGCCACGCTCTCCTTCCTGGCCGGGATCACCGAGAACGTGCGGCTGCTCAGCCACGTCGCGATCCTCGGCCTGCGCCACCCGCTGCTCAGCGCCAAGCAGTACGCCACCGTCGACCACCTCTCCGGCGGGCGGCTGATCCTCGGCGTCGGGGCCGGGCACGTACAGGAGGAGTTCGAGGTCCTCGGTGTGGACTTCGCGCGCCGCGGGGCCGTCCTCGACGAGACCCTCGACGCCCTGCGCGCTGCCCTCGGGCCCGAGGAGTACCCGGAGTTCGAGGGCGAGCTGTTCTCCTTCAAGGACCTCGGCCAGTTGCCCCGCCCCGTCCAGGCCCGCATTCCGGTCTGGGTCGGCGGCTCCTCGCCCGCCGCCGTGCGCAGGGCGGCCCAGCGCGGCGACGGCTGGCTCCCGCAGGGGGACCCGCGGGACAAGCTCCCGGCGCAGATCGCCCGCATCAAGGAGCTCCGCGAGCAGGCCGGGGTCACCGACCCCATCGAGTTCGGCGCGATCACCGAGGCGCTCTACATCGGCGAGCCCGGCTGGGACACCGGCCGCCGGACCCTGACCGGCAAGGCGGAGGCGCTCGCCGAGTCGCTGCGCGAGTACAAGGCCCTCGGCATCGACCAGATCCAGGTGCGCTTCCGCAACCGCGACCGGGCCGAACTCATCGACCAGATCACCGCTTTCGGGTCCGAAGTGGGACCCCTCCTCAACGACTAG
- a CDS encoding sensor histidine kinase produces the protein MRAVLHSERARLTVLYGSLLLLAGGGLIALVNVLLRSGLDPRISGAVTTTVFGPSDTVPVEGEKMAVPAQRLPTEAGGATPEQIAQWKATKQLSSAVQQATYHELLTVSLIALAVFAVLSMWLAWWMAGRVLRPVGVITETARRLSGANLHERIGLEAPPGELKRLADTFDGMLDRMEGLVGAQRRFAANAAHELRTPLAVQRAAAEIGLAGDPPPEKVARIRDKLIGVAESSEHLIESLLLLAVSEEGLETAEPVDLAELAAAEASAVDTSTAGAEDPSPDPDPAPALTLVRELAPVTVTGDRTLLGHLVRNLLANAVRHNRAGGSLFVATSADRVLTVSNTGPVIEPQDVPRLLEPFRRRAERLHTAGEGAGLGLSIVASIARAHGAELLAEANPGPGGGLTVRVRFPEVFRVGETPGRLTSRSK, from the coding sequence ATGAGAGCAGTGCTCCATTCCGAGCGCGCCCGTCTCACCGTCCTCTACGGCTCGCTGCTCCTCCTCGCCGGCGGCGGCCTCATCGCCCTCGTCAACGTCCTCCTCCGCAGTGGCCTCGACCCCCGCATCAGCGGCGCCGTCACGACCACCGTCTTCGGCCCCAGCGACACCGTGCCCGTCGAGGGCGAGAAGATGGCCGTCCCCGCCCAGCGGCTCCCCACCGAGGCCGGCGGCGCGACTCCCGAGCAGATCGCCCAGTGGAAGGCCACCAAGCAGCTCTCCTCCGCCGTCCAACAGGCCACCTACCACGAACTGCTCACCGTCTCCCTGATCGCCCTCGCCGTCTTCGCCGTCCTGTCCATGTGGCTGGCCTGGTGGATGGCGGGCCGCGTCCTGCGCCCCGTAGGCGTGATCACCGAGACCGCCCGCCGCCTCTCCGGAGCCAACCTCCACGAGCGGATCGGCCTCGAGGCCCCGCCCGGCGAACTCAAGCGACTCGCCGACACCTTCGACGGGATGCTCGACCGGATGGAGGGCCTGGTCGGGGCGCAGCGCCGGTTCGCCGCCAACGCCGCCCACGAGCTGCGCACCCCGCTCGCCGTCCAGCGGGCCGCCGCCGAGATCGGGCTGGCCGGGGACCCGCCGCCGGAGAAGGTGGCCCGGATCCGCGACAAGCTCATCGGCGTCGCGGAGTCCAGCGAGCACCTCATCGAGTCCCTGCTGCTGCTCGCCGTCTCCGAGGAGGGCCTGGAGACGGCGGAACCGGTGGACCTGGCGGAGCTGGCGGCGGCGGAGGCGTCCGCGGTCGACACGTCCACGGCCGGGGCGGAAGACCCCAGCCCGGACCCGGACCCGGCCCCCGCGCTGACCCTGGTACGGGAGCTCGCGCCGGTGACCGTCACCGGCGACCGGACCCTGCTGGGCCACCTGGTGCGGAACCTGCTCGCCAATGCAGTACGTCACAACCGAGCGGGCGGCAGCCTGTTCGTGGCGACCTCCGCCGACCGGGTGCTGACGGTGTCCAACACCGGCCCGGTGATAGAGCCGCAGGACGTGCCGCGGCTGCTGGAGCCGTTCCGGCGGCGGGCCGAACGGCTCCACACGGCGGGCGAGGGCGCCGGGTTGGGCCTGTCGATCGTCGCGTCGATCGCGCGGGCGCACGGCGCGGAGCTGCTGGCCGAGGCCAATCCGGGGCCGGGCGGCGGGCTGACGGTCCGGGTCCGTTTTCCCGAGGTGTTCCGGGTCGGGGAAACGCCCGGGAGGCTGACCAGCCGATCAAAGTGA
- a CDS encoding response regulator transcription factor, translating to MRVLVVEDEEFLREMIAEGLRRDALAVDEASDGLEALQRLRLGAYDVLVLDRDLPGLHGDEVCRQVVRERLLTRVLMLTASGSVRERVEGLGLGADDYLTKPFAYDELLARVLALGRRAQPALPPVLEGAGVAVDTARRSATRDGRRLALSRKEFAVLESLLRAEGAVLSSDDLIEQVWEEDTSYSTNAVRVTLSKLRAKLGEPSLIETVPGAGYRIGRGDRSGWSGGPR from the coding sequence ATGCGAGTTCTGGTGGTGGAGGACGAGGAGTTCCTGCGGGAGATGATCGCCGAGGGGCTGCGCCGCGACGCGCTGGCCGTCGACGAGGCGAGCGACGGCCTGGAGGCCTTGCAGCGCCTGCGCCTGGGGGCCTACGACGTCCTCGTCCTCGACCGCGATCTGCCCGGCCTGCACGGGGACGAGGTCTGCCGCCAGGTGGTGCGCGAGCGGCTCCTGACCCGCGTCCTGATGCTGACGGCGTCCGGGTCCGTACGGGAACGGGTGGAGGGCCTCGGCCTCGGCGCCGACGACTACCTCACCAAGCCCTTCGCCTACGACGAGCTCCTCGCCCGTGTCCTGGCGCTGGGACGGCGCGCCCAGCCGGCCCTGCCGCCCGTCCTGGAGGGGGCCGGGGTGGCCGTGGACACCGCGCGGCGCAGCGCGACCCGGGACGGGCGGCGGCTCGCGCTCTCGCGCAAGGAGTTCGCGGTGCTGGAGTCGCTGCTGCGGGCGGAGGGTGCGGTGCTCAGCAGCGACGACCTGATCGAGCAGGTGTGGGAGGAGGACACCTCGTACAGCACCAATGCGGTACGGGTGACCCTGAGCAAGCTGCGCGCCAAGCTGGGGGAGCCTTCGCTGATCGAGACGGTTCCGGGCGCCGGATACCGGATCGGGCGGGGCGACCGGAGTGGCTGGAGCGGTGGTCCGCGATGA
- a CDS encoding peptidoglycan-binding protein, giving the protein MSKRTKWLLGSLAVVLAVSGGGYAVVAQAGTDGKDGQRQRSDGLPAGSAPVTRGDLSSSVKVDGTLGFAKEHKINAVGAGGAGAGASAGGSAVLTWVAPAGSAVERDGKLYEVNGKPVRLMYGTTPVYRSLKTGDKGEDVKQLKQNLQALGFGTGLDASDGTFTAGTATAVKRWQKSHKAKETGEVGKDDIAFASGPQRVQKNDMAVGDEAAAGKPVLTLTGTERVVRLQLDVAKAGTVKVGDPVTVSLPGGGTANGKIGSIGSTANGDDPSSGGGGGGGGGDKKPKIDVEVALDNAAEAKGPDRAPVSVNLTGEVRKAVLSVPVNSLLALAGGGFGVQVVENGKVREVKVELGMFGKGRVEVKGDALKEGMLVGVPSS; this is encoded by the coding sequence GTGAGCAAGCGCACCAAATGGCTCCTGGGCTCGCTGGCCGTCGTGCTCGCCGTCTCCGGCGGCGGGTACGCGGTGGTCGCGCAGGCCGGTACGGACGGCAAGGACGGGCAGCGGCAGCGGTCCGACGGCCTCCCCGCCGGGAGCGCGCCGGTGACGCGCGGCGACCTGAGCTCGAGCGTCAAGGTGGACGGAACGCTCGGCTTCGCCAAGGAGCACAAGATCAACGCGGTGGGTGCGGGCGGTGCGGGAGCGGGAGCCAGCGCGGGAGGCTCCGCCGTCCTGACCTGGGTGGCCCCCGCCGGCTCCGCCGTCGAGCGCGACGGCAAGCTCTACGAGGTCAACGGCAAGCCCGTGCGCCTGATGTACGGCACCACGCCCGTGTACCGGTCCCTGAAGACCGGGGACAAGGGCGAGGACGTCAAGCAGCTCAAGCAGAACCTCCAGGCCCTCGGCTTCGGCACCGGCCTGGACGCCTCGGACGGCACCTTCACCGCCGGCACGGCCACCGCCGTCAAGCGCTGGCAGAAGTCCCACAAGGCGAAGGAGACGGGCGAGGTCGGCAAGGACGACATCGCCTTCGCCTCCGGGCCGCAGCGGGTCCAGAAGAACGACATGGCCGTCGGGGACGAGGCGGCCGCCGGCAAGCCCGTCCTCACCCTGACCGGCACCGAGCGGGTGGTCCGGCTGCAACTGGACGTGGCCAAGGCGGGCACGGTCAAGGTGGGCGACCCGGTCACCGTGAGCCTGCCCGGCGGGGGAACCGCCAACGGCAAGATCGGCTCGATCGGCTCCACCGCCAACGGCGACGACCCGTCCTCGGGCGGCGGGGGCGGGGGCGGCGGCGGGGACAAGAAGCCGAAGATCGACGTCGAGGTGGCCCTCGACAACGCCGCCGAGGCCAAGGGCCCCGACCGGGCCCCGGTCTCCGTGAACCTGACGGGCGAGGTCCGCAAGGCCGTGCTCTCGGTACCGGTCAACTCGCTACTCGCCCTTGCCGGTGGCGGTTTCGGGGTCCAGGTCGTCGAGAACGGCAAGGTGCGCGAGGTCAAGGTCGAGCTCGGCATGTTCGGCAAGGGCCGGGTGGAGGTGAAGGGGGACGCCCTCAAGGAAGGCATGCTCGTAGGAGTCCCCTCGTCATGA
- a CDS encoding ABC transporter ATP-binding protein has protein sequence MNKHAQAVVELTGVTKEYPGGVAALRGVDLTVLNGELLAIVGPSGSGKSTLLHIVGTLDRPTAGRVAIAGYDIACLSDRSLSALRSRHVGFVFQSFHLVPGISARANVAEGLLYSGLSRAERGRRAERALERVGLGDRMDHRPHELSGGQKQRVAIARAVAGEPDLLLADEPTGALDTASGESVMELLHELNQDGATIAVITHDNEIASSLPRQVRIRDGEIVADVWNASASATGVTA, from the coding sequence ATGAACAAGCACGCCCAAGCGGTCGTCGAACTGACCGGCGTCACCAAGGAGTACCCCGGCGGGGTCGCGGCCCTGCGCGGGGTGGACCTCACCGTCCTGAACGGCGAACTCCTCGCCATCGTAGGGCCGTCGGGCTCGGGGAAATCCACCCTCCTCCACATCGTCGGAACCCTGGACCGCCCGACCGCCGGCCGCGTGGCCATCGCCGGGTACGACATCGCGTGCCTCTCCGACCGTTCCCTGTCGGCCCTGCGCTCCCGCCACGTCGGCTTCGTCTTCCAGTCCTTCCACCTCGTACCGGGCATCAGCGCCCGAGCCAACGTCGCCGAGGGCCTGCTCTACTCCGGCCTCTCCCGCGCCGAGCGCGGCCGCCGGGCGGAGCGGGCGCTGGAACGGGTCGGTCTCGGCGACCGCATGGACCACCGGCCGCACGAGCTGTCCGGAGGGCAGAAGCAGCGCGTGGCGATCGCCCGCGCGGTCGCGGGCGAACCGGACCTGCTGCTCGCCGACGAGCCGACGGGCGCGCTGGACACGGCGTCCGGCGAGTCGGTGATGGAACTGCTGCACGAGCTCAACCAGGACGGGGCCACCATCGCCGTGATCACCCACGACAACGAGATCGCGTCGAGCCTGCCCCGCCAGGTCCGCATCCGCGACGGCGAGATCGTCGCGGACGTGTGGAACGCGAGCGCGAGCGCGACGGGGGTGACGGCGTAA
- a CDS encoding ABC transporter permease — MRSAKLSPPRLGPRDVFHVGSAGLRSRPMRVFLSALGIAIGIATMIAVVGISSSSQAKLLQELDKLGTNMMVATPGNSMFSGQDTRLPKEAPGMIGRIDGVESVGTTGDVKESVRRSEHIPKEETGGIALKAAKDDLLETLRARLRSGSWLNDATGRYPSVVLGHVSAERLGITEPGGQVFIGGQYFTVIGILEPVPLAPEIERSALIGWEAAQNLLGFDGHPTSVYERSADDRVQAVRNLIAQTANPQTPSAVSVTDPSAALQAKAATEGAFSTLLLGLGGIALLVGGVGVANTMIISVLERRHEIGLRRSLGATKGQIRIQFVTESLLLSGLGGLAGIVLGGAATAIYAQAGDLPWVVPLWAVTGGFAATLAIGTVAGLYPAVRAAGLSPTLALQAG, encoded by the coding sequence ATGCGCTCCGCGAAGCTCTCTCCGCCCCGCCTGGGCCCCCGCGACGTCTTCCACGTGGGCTCGGCGGGACTGCGCTCCCGCCCCATGCGCGTCTTCCTGTCCGCGCTGGGCATCGCGATCGGCATCGCGACGATGATCGCGGTGGTCGGCATCTCCTCGTCCAGCCAGGCCAAGCTGCTCCAGGAGCTGGACAAGCTCGGCACGAACATGATGGTCGCGACACCCGGCAACTCCATGTTCTCCGGACAGGACACCCGGCTGCCCAAGGAAGCCCCGGGCATGATCGGCCGGATCGACGGAGTCGAATCGGTCGGCACCACGGGAGACGTGAAGGAGTCGGTGCGCCGCAGCGAACACATCCCGAAGGAGGAAACCGGCGGCATCGCCCTCAAGGCGGCCAAGGACGACCTCCTGGAGACGCTCCGCGCCCGCCTGCGCAGCGGCAGCTGGCTCAACGACGCGACGGGCCGCTACCCGTCCGTGGTCCTCGGGCACGTCTCCGCCGAACGCCTCGGCATCACGGAGCCGGGCGGGCAGGTCTTCATCGGCGGCCAGTACTTCACGGTCATCGGCATCCTCGAACCCGTCCCCCTCGCACCGGAGATCGAGCGCTCGGCGCTGATCGGGTGGGAAGCCGCGCAGAACCTCCTGGGTTTCGACGGGCACCCCACGTCCGTCTACGAGCGCTCGGCCGACGACCGCGTGCAGGCGGTCCGCAACCTCATCGCCCAGACGGCCAACCCCCAGACCCCGAGCGCGGTCTCGGTGACGGACCCGTCGGCGGCGCTGCAGGCCAAGGCGGCCACCGAGGGCGCCTTCAGCACCCTCCTGCTCGGCCTGGGCGGCATCGCGCTGCTGGTGGGCGGGGTCGGAGTGGCCAACACGATGATCATCTCGGTCCTGGAACGCCGCCACGAGATCGGCCTGCGCCGCTCCCTCGGCGCGACCAAGGGCCAGATCCGCATCCAGTTCGTCACGGAGTCCCTGCTCCTGTCCGGCCTCGGCGGCCTGGCCGGAATCGTGCTCGGCGGCGCGGCCACGGCGATCTACGCCCAGGCCGGCGACCTCCCCTGGGTGGTCCCCCTCTGGGCCGTCACAGGAGGCTTCGCCGCCACCCTGGCCATCGGCACGGTGGCGGGCCTCTACCCGGCGGTCCGCGCGGCAGGCCTGTCGCCGACGCTGGCGCTACAGGCTGGGTAG
- a CDS encoding RICIN domain-containing protein, whose amino-acid sequence MARKSQNQLKALAVAAATAVITLTVPVASASAEDQWTDVPFTLRNANSGMCLDVPGGSGVWGTQLVQWPCNDGANQKFYLSSYNGKPNLRNLATGLCIEVPGFSNTNGAKVVTWGCNGGDNQSWNYQTYTSAWTRDNTWRNIASGKCLETADWRTDAGAPVRQWDCHAGASQQWR is encoded by the coding sequence ATGGCTCGAAAGTCACAGAACCAGCTCAAGGCACTCGCGGTCGCGGCGGCGACCGCCGTCATCACCCTGACCGTCCCGGTGGCATCGGCGAGCGCCGAGGACCAGTGGACCGATGTGCCCTTCACCCTGCGGAACGCCAACAGCGGCATGTGCCTGGACGTTCCCGGCGGAAGCGGCGTGTGGGGCACCCAGCTCGTCCAGTGGCCCTGCAACGACGGGGCCAACCAGAAGTTCTACCTCAGCAGCTACAACGGCAAGCCCAACCTGCGCAATCTCGCCACGGGTCTGTGCATCGAGGTGCCCGGCTTCTCGAACACCAACGGCGCCAAGGTCGTCACCTGGGGATGCAACGGCGGCGACAACCAGAGCTGGAACTACCAGACATACACCTCGGCCTGGACGAGGGACAACACCTGGCGCAACATCGCCAGCGGCAAGTGCCTGGAGACCGCCGACTGGCGCACGGACGCGGGCGCCCCGGTGCGCCAGTGGGACTGCCACGCGGGCGCCAGCCAGCAGTGGCGCTGA
- a CDS encoding NUDIX domain-containing protein has protein sequence MRTPRQAARIVVVNPAGSVFLFRENNVEVGIHWLPPGGGIDPGETPEECVRRELREETGWTDLEPQRLLCTWEHDFTYQGVPVRQHEHIYVTTGPLRDPVPEYPEAHWRWLSRRNLATLGEPLWPPRLAELLEEAPAEPVHLGLLA, from the coding sequence ATGCGAACTCCACGGCAGGCCGCAAGAATTGTCGTCGTCAATCCCGCCGGTTCGGTGTTTCTGTTCCGGGAGAACAACGTAGAGGTCGGCATCCACTGGCTGCCGCCGGGCGGGGGGATCGACCCCGGGGAGACTCCCGAGGAGTGCGTGCGGCGGGAGTTGCGGGAAGAGACCGGGTGGACCGACCTGGAACCGCAGCGGCTGCTGTGCACCTGGGAGCACGACTTCACGTACCAGGGCGTTCCCGTACGGCAGCACGAGCACATCTACGTCACCACCGGGCCGCTGCGCGACCCCGTCCCGGAGTACCCCGAGGCCCACTGGCGCTGGCTCTCCCGGCGGAACCTCGCCACGCTGGGAGAACCGCTGTGGCCCCCGCGGCTCGCGGAGCTGCTCGAGGAAGCACCCGCCGAGCCGGTGCACTTGGGGCTGCTCGCCTGA
- a CDS encoding DUF6086 family protein, translated as MSQIYSVGDESLWNPSNGAARLFHRQLALFEAELGLPSGIGPLENDECRIDPAALGPFTEALLARHGHTGHAVIRALSEGFVATVLVLAERSGAQVRRPVPSDAPEGSRDVQVPLPGPYGSQCEDRLRAAARELSRAMPR; from the coding sequence ATGAGCCAGATCTACTCCGTGGGCGACGAGTCGCTCTGGAACCCCTCGAACGGCGCCGCCCGCCTCTTCCACCGCCAACTGGCCCTCTTCGAAGCCGAACTCGGCCTCCCCTCGGGCATCGGCCCGCTGGAGAACGACGAGTGCCGGATCGACCCTGCCGCCCTCGGCCCCTTCACCGAAGCCCTCCTCGCCCGCCACGGCCACACCGGCCACGCGGTCATCCGCGCCCTGTCGGAGGGCTTCGTGGCCACCGTGCTGGTCCTCGCCGAGCGGTCGGGCGCCCAGGTGCGCCGGCCGGTCCCGTCCGACGCGCCGGAGGGGAGCCGGGACGTCCAGGTCCCGCTCCCCGGCCCCTACGGGTCCCAGTGCGAGGACAGGCTGCGCGCGGCCGCCCGGGAGCTGTCCCGGGCGATGCCCCGCTGA
- a CDS encoding serine protease — protein MSFAGALFEGDVTGDHFCTATVVHSPGRNLIVTAGHCLLAGKVAGGGAIFAPAYADGKAPYGTWKIEEVFEDTQWAEDTNDDFDLAFARLAPDASGRNIEDVTGAAALDTTGRSGEEVTVTGYPADRKVARTCTSRAIRDTPTEQRFDCADFPGGTSGSAWIAGDGKIIGILTGGDTDDVSTSTILNDYAAKLYARATGTAGATGTAATPGGAAAR, from the coding sequence GTGTCCTTCGCCGGGGCCCTGTTCGAGGGCGATGTGACAGGAGATCACTTCTGCACGGCGACCGTCGTGCACAGCCCCGGGCGGAATCTGATCGTCACCGCGGGGCACTGTCTGCTCGCGGGCAAGGTCGCCGGAGGCGGTGCGATCTTCGCACCCGCGTACGCGGACGGGAAGGCCCCCTACGGCACCTGGAAGATCGAGGAGGTCTTCGAGGACACACAGTGGGCCGAGGACACGAACGACGACTTCGACCTCGCCTTCGCCCGCCTCGCCCCCGACGCCTCGGGCCGCAACATCGAGGACGTCACCGGCGCCGCCGCCCTCGACACCACGGGCCGCTCCGGCGAGGAGGTCACGGTGACGGGCTACCCGGCGGACCGCAAGGTCGCTCGCACCTGCACGTCCCGCGCCATCCGCGACACCCCGACGGAACAGCGCTTCGACTGCGCGGACTTCCCGGGCGGTACGAGCGGGAGCGCGTGGATCGCCGGCGACGGGAAGATCATCGGCATCCTGACGGGCGGCGACACGGACGACGTCTCGACGAGCACCATCCTGAACGACTACGCGGCCAAGCTGTACGCGCGGGCGACGGGTACGGCGGGTGCGACCGGTACGGCGGCCACGCCCGGCGGAGCCGCCGCGCGATGA